In the Pogona vitticeps strain Pit_001003342236 chromosome 2, PviZW2.1, whole genome shotgun sequence genome, GCACAAAATTCTAAGAAAAGAGCATACAGCTGTACAGAATTTGGCCATTTCTTGCaaaaaaggtgaaaaataaaaataaatgctggggaggggagagattatACCATGGTCTCCTTTTTTGCAGAAGCCATCACATTTTGGTGATGCAGGCTAGAAACCTTGGCAAGAAGTCTTGGCATGGTAAGACTTGGAAAAACACCAAGAAGGAGAAATTTTTCAGGTATACTTCACATCTCTACTGGAGAATGATGAAGAGATATATAATACAAAGGGGGTGAAGGATGCAGGATCCTTGACCCCTTTGCAATATTATGTTGAGATccaaaatctctctcacacacacacatacacataagagacagacagagacttTGCAATAATATACTGCCCTTGAGGAAAACTCTATTTCTGTTTAGCTATCATGAAGATTATAGCTAAACTGAGAAGGAACAGTGGAACCTGACAAGGTAGCAAGTGATGTTACAGTTCTTGCTCATCAGAGGATCCCAGGGCTTCAACCCGCTAGTCATGGCCCCACTACACCACTGCCGATAACACATAAGCTGTTATGTCTGATggagtggacttgtccacaaaagatCACATTAGAAAATATAaaggttagtctttaaggtgccacgatgcttttgtctcttttcaaaactttttatttctattttggttttacctataatgcttgcacaggcCACAGtgtggctaccccttctacaactacacCCATAGCACAGTTATCCAGTGATAATTGGGACAGAACTGAAAAGCAGAAGATGCTTTAAAAGTTTACCAAAGATGCTACAGACTTGAGACTTATTTGGAATGAAGCTGCGACAGTACAAAATCTAGAGCTGGGATTTCCAATTATTATGGAGTGAGAACTCCACAGCCATAAAGTTATGCAAAGCTAAGTTACATACACACTGGCCTAagacaaccacacacacacatacaccatacTCACAAATTCATTATATACAATCAGAATATCTGCACGTGACTTTCTTGCCATGCTTTGAAGGATGTACTCTCTGTATGCTTCAGAACTATGCTGCTTCTATGCTTATGTGTGAGCATTAACATATGGAGTATTTACCTTTGCTATTTTTAGTATGTTTCTTAATTGCTTTAGCTTTGCCTCAactgtatttttttgctccaaatgctctttaaaactttttatctttttactatctttaataaaatataaaactctCTTGAACCAACTGTCTGGGCTTTTTGGCTCAGACGACTTGTGGCACTAAAACCACATCTTGTCTTGATTCACTACCAGGTGTTTGTGGTTTTTGTGGTTGTGGTGACAGTTCTACCTTGAATGGTGCATGTATTGATCCTAAGTGCCTAGCCTTGTGGATTTCTTGACTTCCTGGAAGCCATTCACCAAGAATTGAGTCACCAAGCAATATGCAATACCTGAACCAGCCATTTGCATCCCATCAATGTCTGTTGAAGTTGTCCTGTATGGAAGCAGACATAGACTGAAGTGCCTGTTTACTCTTGGCTGAGACACCGAAACAAACCCAGGAGTGCATTGTTTTGATATGGTGAAATAAATTAGAGAAGAGCAGGGTAATATTGTCAAAGGATTCTGGTTTTCACtgttagcaaataaataaataaaagcatttttgAATATCACTTTTCATTTTACTCGGGCACTTGGTGCTATACCTCAAACCAAAAGTAAGTTCTCCAAATATAGGCTTCTCTGGCAAAATAATATCTTTCTTTCTATATAATATGGTGGAAGAAATAAAGTGAAACTGGGTGTTTTCCCTCCTGATTGGAAAATACTTTAaactgaaaaggggaaaaaagaaaatatctctgAATCTTTAAATACAAAGACACATCTCCAAGATGCAACACGCTCCAGGGTACCTTCCAGAAGACATCATCATCCAGATCTTCCACTCCAAAAACCCTCACATTTGTTTCTCTCCAGCATGATTTCCAAGGTTTGGTTTCTACGCATTTGCCTATTGATGGCCTTTTCCAATGAAATTTCATCTCAGGGATGTAACCTTCACAGCAGATTACAGGAAGCTAACAAGAACAACCTAGAACTTCTGAACAACAAACCTCAGTCCTCCATTCCCGTACAATGCATAGATGATGTCCTCAACTTCTCACTCAATGAAGAAAGCCTCACAAACATTGGTGTCTTTGATGAAGAGAACGCCCGGGTCACCATACAAGAAATACTTCAGCAGACAAGCCGCATCTTCACACAAAATCACAGTGAACTGTCTTGGGATGAGAATTCTATTAGCGCTTTCCTGGCTGGACTGGATCAGCAAATACAGAACATGGAAAGATGTCTGAGTGCCTCTCCAAGGAGTCAGCAAGTGCAGCTCACCAGACTGAGAGTGAAAAGATACTTCCAAAAGCTCAGTGGCCTCCTGAAAGAGAAAGAGTACAGCCAGTGTGCCTGGGAGATTGTCTGGATCCAAGTCAAGCAGTGCTTTGTCCAGATAAATCAATTCATCCAAAGAATCCCAAATGAAGGTAGGGAAAGACAAATTTCATAACTATTGACATACTATGatcaaagtcctgttgcttagggtagcaaattgcactagagtaagcccattaaatccatgaggatttgttgagtcaaatcctccttaagttccattgattcaacctGCATCTTACTGTACTGCTAGAgtaacccactgaatcaatgagattgTTGAGGAATGGACTAAACAACCCCATCAATTCAATGGGTTACTGTAGTGTGATTTGTtacactgagcaacagaattttggattATATACATATATCTTACTATAACTTGCTAGcaaacaaaattgtttttaaaatgtcttagtaaaaataaatgtagaaaaaGCTTCTGAATCTTCTGAGGAGTCTTCTTTGAAGCTCTACATTCTTGTACTTCGGTATGCTCaacttttagaaaataaaaaaggcactAGCTGTGATTGAAAAGACAAATCTAACTGCTTATCTTCATCCTTACAGCTTAACGCACACTCGGACACATGGACTGAGTGAAACTGTGATGTGACAGAGAACAGAAACTATTCCAATTTCACCAGAACTCCTCTATCCTGAATCTAGAAAGCAAGATGTAGCTATTTACCATTCCACTTCATCAGCTACCCAATAGTTTTGCTACAGAGATGAGATGCTTGGAAAATTGAAAGCACAAGCCTCACGAAGATCTTGGCTGGTCATTGATGGCAGATCTCCTGTGATGTATCAAGCCAGATTATTCTTAAAAGGAACAATGTTAAAAATGGACTGTACAATATTTTTCCAGGTTTTAATGACACTCTGAACATGTTATTTATGCCTTAGAaaactgaatttttatttatcttGTTGGTCAACATGAATACTTGCAGTTATTTATTGtctttatttaattatatttatttactgtctTTACTTAATATtacaatattatttattatatagttTTGTTGAATAAAATGGTGCCTTCCAAAACTATGGCTATTTTGGAATACACTAAACTTGTTGCTAGCATAGTCCCATGTCTCATACATTTTCCTGGGTTGGAATGTTTTGTTCTGCCTGGAAACGAAAAGGGATTCTGTTggtttgccacccacccactGTACAGGAGTTTCCCTTCTTGAGCTAACCACTGTAGGACTTCAATATCCCTGCCGAGGCCACATTATacggggcagctcaggacttcatgtcctctGTGAGAATGATGGATCTCTCCCAAGAGATATCTGGTCTCACTCATGTAGCAGATCATTCTTGGATCTTAAAAACAGTTtggggagatgggggaggggaaggaagaactTCTCAGGTGGGTGAGGGGAGTGGTGAAGAGGCAGTTGTAAGACCTGTAAGCTGTCTCTGAACCCCACTGTATTGGCCAGTTTCCAACATTCCATTTTTTGGGCAAGGTATCAGAGCAGGAGATGGCTTCTCAATTTCAGGGGTTCTAGATCTATTTCAGTCCTGGTTATGGGACTGAGAAGGCAGCCAGACAGCAAAACTATCTGGGAATCAATAGGGCTCCAAAGGATTGCTTGCATTGGAAGTGATCCTCCTGTTCACAcacaaaactggaaaataaaggATTCACTCTTCCAAAAATAACCAGCATCCACTTGCCAAGTCTGCATTTTAAGACTGCCTTAAGAGAGAAatagtgtctctctctcacacattggacaaaggaaggaaggaaggaaggaaggaaggaaggaaggaaggaaggaaggaaggaaggaaggaaggaaggaaggaaggaaggaaggaaggaaaagagcttgGAGCAGCCACAACAGTAAAGATGTTGTGCCACTAGCAAAGATAAACAAACCTCCTCTCCCCTTTCCCCTTAAAAGAAGCTCCAGGAAGAACTTCCAGATGTTATGCCCCCCCCATTCACACCAGCACCCTCTTCAGGTGCAAGTGCAGCAGCAGCATCCAGTCTgttagccagccagccagccaacaagATTTTTCCTCAGTTTTTGGAGCTCCTTCTTCCCGAAGCAtgcatgctttctctctctctctctctctctcacacacacacacacacacacacacacacacacagagagagagagagagagagagagagagagagagagagagagaaagagagagagcacagcACAGGTGATGtcagctcctcccacttccctGCCCAGCTCCatctgaggaagggaagggaagtctTCCTTCATGCCTTCATTGatactgggggaggagagaggaagtgATAGAACAAgatgctctctccctctccttttctctccctttcactCAGGTTAATCACTGAGCTGACATAGGACATATCTTAAAACCTATTTTGAAGAGCTAATTCAGAAAAGAAACAATAGAAGAGGAGGGGTTGTCCTCTTCTACACTGTTATTCTATGTCAAACTGACTTGAAGATGTCACTTGGGGCAGCCCCACTCTGCTTAGGAATGAAATAGGTGACTACACATGCCTGAAAATGAACTAAAGCAAGGCAGTCTTAATCATTTCATGCCAGCAACCTAAAAAGCACTGAAAAAAATACTTAAGGCCACGTGTACAACTCACTATGAGTTGTACAACATGTAGGGACAAATGGGGAATAAATCCTAATGTAGATGTCCCCTGAGATGACTTTGGCTTCCTCGGTATCATCTACTTTAGAAACGGAAGAGtgcccctgttggttctgctggttCTGTCAGTGTCTTTTGGTACTTTTAACCATCGTATCCTcctgttgttagaattcagagaCACTGTCTTAAAATGTCTCCAATCCTGCCTGGAGGAATGAACTCGGAAGGTAGTGCTGGGGTACTCCTATACAACACCTTGGCCTTTGGCCTGTGCAGGCCCTCAGTGTCCATTTTGTTCCTGAGGCTATTTAACATGTCACCTATGAAACCACTGGGAATCAAATAAGAACACTTGAAACAGAACAGGTGATAGATTGTAGTTTTAGCTAACTAAATTGGTTTCCAGAGTTTTTGAGTTCAGTGCCACTGATATGCTGAGGACATGCCTTTCCATTTAATTGTACAGAAACTCTCAGTTCAAAACCAGTGCCAGTAGTCAATAATGAATTGGATGAAGGTgaacaaattgaaacttaatcaaTGCACAGCAAGCAGAATATTCCTCATTGCTTGAAAGATTGATAAGGGAATAGAGAATCAGCTTGTCTTGGAGGGGTTCTCATTCCCCCTAAAACCTCAGGTTTGCAGCTtaggtgtactcctggattcacccCTGAGCCTCGCTGCTCAGGtgtcagtggtggccaggagtgcatttgcacaggtAAAGCTGCTGCACCAAATGTGCCCCTGTCTAGAAATATCTGATTGGACTATGGAAACACTTGCCTCAGTTAGATCCCACTTAGATTACTGTAACAGACTTTATGTGGGGGTGCCTTTGAAGACTGATCAGAAACATCAATTCAAAAAACTGTAGCCAGACTGTTGGCAGGGGTTGGTTACAAGGATCATATAATTCtcttgttacaacagctccactggcacgCCAATCCATTTCTAGACCCAAGTGCTGATTATGATATATAAAACCTAGATAGCTTAGATGAGCTGTTTGGAGGACCATCTCTTCCCAGGATAATCCTCCATGCCTTCTGAAATCTTCAGGGGAGGGTTCTGTCTCGGTCTCATTGCGCTTCCAGAGATTTCTGGTAAGGACACAAGAAAGGGCATTTGTTGCCCAAGCCATCAGGCTTTGATCTTGGGTTGGTatgaaataaccacaaaacaCCTGAGTACTGGAAATAAAGCAGGACACAACTTTATTGGTAACAGCTGCCGAGATTACTGGTGCTAGCATGGAGAACAGATGAACATCAATTGACCTGTCTGCCAAATGATATGTAACCAAGATAACCAGAAATGAGTTGACCACATGTGGCCCCTTCTAGCAACTTTAGAGTGGAGAGTTCATGGTCTCCCAAGATGAGCCCTGCAATATATCTCTGCTTCACCCTTTGAAAGGGGATCCACTAGGGAGGATCAAACACCTGCCTGACCCTATCCCCCACCTGACCAGATTCAACCTCATGTCTCCAACCGCCCCCAACAAAGCTGTGAAAGAAACAcaattgttttatttgcttttaataacATCAAATGAACaaagagagggtgggtgggagaaagtCTGCAAAACTGGAATGGCTGCAACAAGGCCAGCATCCATTTTTATTCTCACAGGCAGCCTGGACTGAATCCAGCAGTTTAGGCCACCTGTGGGAGAAGATATCCACTACCACCCCATGATTGTCTGGGTAGGTGTCTCACactgcactgtgcctcctgcagtgCATCATGGGAGGAAAGTCAtcagccccaaaatggccactgccaTACATGGCCCTTGCCCCACAGGCCACCATTGGGAGACAAACACAACTGCCCAGTAAGTCGAGGACTGTTGCTTCCAGTTTCTGCTCCCAGCCTAtgggaatcatagaaaagtgaagttggaaagggcctacaagaaCTGTCCCGCTCTTGTTAGAGAGTATGCGCATCGTGGTACAAGAGCAACATAAGCTTGTGGATTCAGTCCTTTAAAATGTGGAGTAATTTTTTGTAAAGGAATTATATCCAGACagctttctaagaaaataagaacacTTGAAACAGAACAGGTGATAGATTGTAGTTCTATCTAACTATATTGGTGAGGTCAGTAGGTATGGCTGCCTTTTCATCTCTTGAAAGAAAATATGAGAAAGAAAtcacattaaaaaagaaataataaatcaaacaaaaatcaTATGATACATGGAAGACATTCTGAAATAGTATAATCATGGAGTAGGAGAAAGatatggatatactgtatatttaacttTCAATACCTCCAGGCAAAAAACTAAGAAGAAATACTTAGTTTCACTTCAAATAGAGAAACACAAATAAAACTTCATTCGTAAATACAGAAACATaatccaaagaagaaaaaggactCCAATGCATCTTGCACAAGTATCAATCTTTCAGTTACTGCACTTCTGAAAATACAATGTCCCTTTGTCTCTACCAAAATGACTAAGAGTTAGACTCTGTATTTGCCTAGTGATGCATTTGGTCACTAAACTCTCACCTCAGTGCTCAAACCGATTTCAATACACAAGAAGTCAGCCAAGGCAATCTGAAACTTCTGAACAACAAAATGAGACCAACTATTCCACTACAAAGCATGCATAAAACAGGCAAACTGAGCTTGTATcaatttgaaatatttgaagggtagtcatacagaggaaggggcTCAATCTGTTCTAAATTATCCCAGCATGCcggacacataataatggcctcgagttacaggaagccaaattttggttgaatatcaggaaaacttcttaactgttagagcaggacaacaatggagccaattacctctGGAGCACTCCAaaggtggaggcattcaagagaaaattggacagccctctgccagatctgctttgacttagattcctgcactgagcagcagATCTTAcctgatgaccttataggccccttccagctcaattatttaTGATTCTATCCAGTAAGAAAATCCTCACAACCATGTGATGAATATCTGGAGGAGAAAGCTAATGTGGCCATGCAGTAAATTCTCCAGCATCTCCAAACAAAACCAGACCAAAATGTGATGAGATGAGAACAACTATGACCACTTTCTAGACTAGACTTGATCAACAAATCAACAACCTGGAATTTTGCTGGATTGCAAAGATGGAGGATGTCTATCTCCATATGTCCAAGAAGTCATAACATCCAGCTCACCAGTGGAAAGCATCAACGACCCTTTAAACTATGAAAGATATAACCAGTGTGCCTGGAAGATTGTCCACATTTATACAAGCATAGCATTTGAACAGTCAGCAATAATCAGTCATTGCAAATATTATTGTTCTATTGTCTGAATCTTTTGAAGAGCACTTCTTAAAGATGCTAGTCCTAGTGGTTCCAGATGTTCCACTTGTtaggaaaaaaatacattgaGACAAGCAATTAAACCCCCCGCTCACAAAGAATATGATAATTTAACTTGGAAATTCTTCATCCGTGCAACATAACCTGCAGTCATTGATGAAAGGGAGGCAGCTGAGTGAAATTGCAACACGGAACAGAATATCTGAATCGTTTACTCACTTCCTTAAACTGTATTTCTAGAGAGCAATACTCTTTCCTGTTCCACTTCGTCTGTTGCTAAATATTTCCGCAGagttaaaaataacaacacataATGTGTGATACTACAGTAAAGCCTCACAATAGAGCCTTATAGAGAAACATAAAGgactaaatttttttaaaaagagcatatTTTGAAAGGATTCAGGAAATTGCCAAGCCAAAAATCTTTCTTAACAGCCTCCAAACCTTCTAAACTTTCATCTTCCAGTCTTCTTTGGAAGCTCTAACCTCACAGGCTAATCTGAGGTACAAGACAACCTTAACCCCATCTGAATATATTCTTTATACGGTATATTTTAATAACTACAAATTGTATTCATATGACTGCTCAACCTGAATACATGTAAGGCCTTCATTTAATGTTACTGATTTAATAGTCTTTTCCTTGTATATGAAATATGCctttctctggaaaaactggaactccaaaaaaaaccctgacttCTAGTGTTTGTGGCAAGAAATAGAGAAAGCAAAGCAAGCCTTCTCCAGCATCTACTAAGGCCCCAGGCTTCTTCAGACAGATGTTCCTCACAGGGACCCCTGCACCCCACTGAGTATCAGGAGGTGCCTGCCACAGCTGGAAACACTGTGCTAGTGAAACTTCCCGTTGCTATAAGTTCTAGTTCTGTTACTACCAATGTGGATGCTACTCTCTGTCTGAGAGAATTCAGTCAAGAATACCTAGCACTgtatcttctctcttttctcctcaccCCCATTGTTCCTttccacacacatatacacacaattCTCTCCCTTCACAGTCACTCATTCTGCTTGCACCATGGTTAGAAACCCATTAGTCCCATGCTCTACCCCACTGCTCCACCTCTGCCCGCACACTCCCCGTGTTTTGCACTCATGCttattcttttttctgttcctACTCCAGTGCTCAGCCCAGTTCAAGGGATACAAATGTAACTTTTTTGGTTTACAGCTCCCAGGGTCCTCAAACCAACACAGCCAACTGAGATTTAACCAATCCAGTTATGTAAACTGGGTCCTCAGGAGTATCTGTGCAAAATGTTGTGTCTAGCACCGACCTTACCAGTAAGAGGACTacggctacaattcccagaaaacaTCTGGGAGGACATCTTTGGAGTACATTTCCCAGGATCTCCCCCACCCTCAGGCAGCCTGGGCAATTGAAGTTAAGAAATGGCGGATAGCTGaatggtttaggcatttggctgcagagccagagattggaagttcagttccccactgtgcctccttggcaagtgctggacttgattatccatagggttcttccagttctgcagtcctAACATTACTATTCTTAAATTAGTGGTACCCATGAAAAATTTCAAGTTTCAAGGTCTGACCATTTTGGCGAGAGGATgataagtcccagaatccccagccatcaTGGACAGTTAAGATCTAAGATCAATCAGACAGTTAAGTTTGGACTTCTTTCTCTTGGTGTTTTGAAACTCTTCAGGGGAAGTAAAAGGATTATATGTCCCTAGATGTCTGTAGATGCATTCTTTGGGCCATGTCCTCCAGAATCCATCATCCAACAGAAACAGTTGAAATACCATGCAACCGCTGGCTTGAATTGGGTCCTCGGTAGTATCCATGCAAAATGCCATGCTTCTAGTTCTTACCATTTCAGAGATTAGACCATTTGGTTTGGAGAACTGCATCTTCCAGGATTCTCCCAGCTGGCATGGCCAGTCTCAGTAACATCTGccccatttttttattattattatgtattatttctAGCTCTTACCATTTCTGAGATGAATCAGCACTGAGTGGAGACCACGAAGTTTCTCAGAGGCCAAAGGCTTCACTTTTGTTAGGGAGCCTTATAAGAACAGCAGAAC is a window encoding:
- the LOC110077388 gene encoding interferon alpha-C-like, with product MFLNQEGLIFTNIPNIKREQPGVQHKGKKENISESLNTKTHLQDATRSRVPSRRHHHPDLPLQKPSHLFLSSMISKVWFLRICLLMAFSNEISSQGCNLHSRLQEANKNNLELLNNKPQSSIPVQCIDDVLNFSLNEESLTNIGVFDEENARVTIQEILQQTSRIFTQNHSELSWDENSISAFLAGLDQQIQNMERCLSASPRSQQVQLTRLRVKRYFQKLSGLLKEKEYSQCAWEIVWIQVKQCFVQINQFIQRIPNEA